Proteins from one Syngnathus scovelli strain Florida chromosome 17, RoL_Ssco_1.2, whole genome shotgun sequence genomic window:
- the LOC125985210 gene encoding zinc finger protein 79 isoform X2, whose amino-acid sequence MACVAFQTQLSSIMEVLVKAAVEEISKLVDDNSAFLHLEISRKQSENEMLKRKLLAAESNNAQMQRVFESLMDRGSDGGSGTHTTGLIKEESPDEVLWISDPASSGHLGGDSFASDEHGLHMPVKTEKEETASSGSFGRDGCQLGTVKQNRLADLSLDDRDHQVWSSIIEGNDIDSAFPDFSSVVDDYSDAFAETRRSSGPSQQSPNGANDREYPKEPPASAFPPGPQSDLRKEQLYPQAGEASDVPAATAPRPAFGQPEAAQRPSLRGLACAQCGKTFWRLQQLKLHQQSHKRKRVFWCTVCGKGFQCSSHLSIHYRTHTGEKPYGCLQCGKRFTQQSSLRVHQRTHSGERPYNCAECGKTFILMHHLKRHCVIHTYG is encoded by the exons ATGGCGTGCGTCGCTTTTCAAACGCAGCTGTCGTCCATCATGGAGGTTTTGGTGAAGGCGGCGGTGGAGGAAATCAGCAAGCTGGTCGATGACAATAGCGCCTTCCTGCACTTGGAAATCTCGCGGAAGCAAAGCGAGAACGAGATGTTGAAGAGGAAGCTGCTCGCCGCCGAGAGTAATAACGCGCAGATGCAGCGAGTGTTCG AAAGCTTAATGGACAGAGGAAGTGACGGAGGAAGTGGTACCCACACAACAGGACTCATCAAA GAAGAGAGTCCAGATGAGGTTCTGTGGATCAGCGATCCTGCCAGCTCCGGTCACTTGGGCGGCGACTCGTTTGCGTCGGATGAGCACGGCCTCCACATGCCGGTCAAGACGGAGAAAGAGGAAACGGCGTCGTCGGGCAGCTTCGGTCGGGACGGATGCCAGCTGGGCACCGTCAAGCAAAACCGACTGGCTGACTTGTCTCTGGACGATCGAGACCACCAGGTGTGGTCGTCCATCATCGAAGGTAACGATATCGACTCTGCCTTCCCGGACTTTTCCAGCGTGGTGGACGACTACTCAGATGCTTTTGCTGAGACGCGAAGGTCGAGCGGCCCCTCGCAGCAATCCCCTAACGGCGCTAACGACAGAGAGTACCCCAAGGAGCCCCCGGCGTCCGCCTTCCCGCCCGGACCTCAGTCGGACCTGCGCAAGGAGCAGCTCTACCCGCAAGCCGGGGAAGCGTCAGACGTGCCGGCAGCGACCGCCCCACGGCCGGCTTTCGGCCAGCCAGAGGCCGCCCAGCGCCCCTCCCTGCGGGGCTTGGCCTGTGCGCAGTGTGGCAAGACCTTCTGGCGCCTGCAGCAGTTGAAGCTGCACCAACAAAGCCACAAGCGCAAGCGGGTCTTCTGGTGCACCGTGTGCGGCAAAGGCTTTCAGTGCTCGTCGCACCTCAGCATTCACTACCGCACGCACACGGGCGAGAAGCCGTATGGCTGCCTGCAGTGCGGCAAGCGCTTCACGCAGCAGAGCAGCCTGCGCGTGCACCAGCGCACGCACAGCGGCGAGCGGCCGTACAACTGTGCCGAGTGCGGCAAGACCTTCATCCTCATGCACCACCTCAAGCGCCACTGCGTGATTCACACGTATGGCTGA
- the LOC125985210 gene encoding uncharacterized protein isoform X1, with product MACVAFQTQLSSIMEVLVKAAVEEISKLVDDNSAFLHLEISRKQSENEMLKRKLLAAESNNAQMQRVFESLMDRGSDGGSGTHTTGLIKFDPNSSFTIKEESPDEVLWISDPASSGHLGGDSFASDEHGLHMPVKTEKEETASSGSFGRDGCQLGTVKQNRLADLSLDDRDHQVWSSIIEGNDIDSAFPDFSSVVDDYSDAFAETRRSSGPSQQSPNGANDREYPKEPPASAFPPGPQSDLRKEQLYPQAGEASDVPAATAPRPAFGQPEAAQRPSLRGLACAQCGKTFWRLQQLKLHQQSHKRKRVFWCTVCGKGFQCSSHLSIHYRTHTGEKPYGCLQCGKRFTQQSSLRVHQRTHSGERPYNCAECGKTFILMHHLKRHCVIHTYG from the exons ATGGCGTGCGTCGCTTTTCAAACGCAGCTGTCGTCCATCATGGAGGTTTTGGTGAAGGCGGCGGTGGAGGAAATCAGCAAGCTGGTCGATGACAATAGCGCCTTCCTGCACTTGGAAATCTCGCGGAAGCAAAGCGAGAACGAGATGTTGAAGAGGAAGCTGCTCGCCGCCGAGAGTAATAACGCGCAGATGCAGCGAGTGTTCG AAAGCTTAATGGACAGAGGAAGTGACGGAGGAAGTGGTACCCACACAACAGGACTCATCAAA TTCGACCCCAACTCTTCTTTCACCATCAAGGAAGAGAGTCCAGATGAGGTTCTGTGGATCAGCGATCCTGCCAGCTCCGGTCACTTGGGCGGCGACTCGTTTGCGTCGGATGAGCACGGCCTCCACATGCCGGTCAAGACGGAGAAAGAGGAAACGGCGTCGTCGGGCAGCTTCGGTCGGGACGGATGCCAGCTGGGCACCGTCAAGCAAAACCGACTGGCTGACTTGTCTCTGGACGATCGAGACCACCAGGTGTGGTCGTCCATCATCGAAGGTAACGATATCGACTCTGCCTTCCCGGACTTTTCCAGCGTGGTGGACGACTACTCAGATGCTTTTGCTGAGACGCGAAGGTCGAGCGGCCCCTCGCAGCAATCCCCTAACGGCGCTAACGACAGAGAGTACCCCAAGGAGCCCCCGGCGTCCGCCTTCCCGCCCGGACCTCAGTCGGACCTGCGCAAGGAGCAGCTCTACCCGCAAGCCGGGGAAGCGTCAGACGTGCCGGCAGCGACCGCCCCACGGCCGGCTTTCGGCCAGCCAGAGGCCGCCCAGCGCCCCTCCCTGCGGGGCTTGGCCTGTGCGCAGTGTGGCAAGACCTTCTGGCGCCTGCAGCAGTTGAAGCTGCACCAACAAAGCCACAAGCGCAAGCGGGTCTTCTGGTGCACCGTGTGCGGCAAAGGCTTTCAGTGCTCGTCGCACCTCAGCATTCACTACCGCACGCACACGGGCGAGAAGCCGTATGGCTGCCTGCAGTGCGGCAAGCGCTTCACGCAGCAGAGCAGCCTGCGCGTGCACCAGCGCACGCACAGCGGCGAGCGGCCGTACAACTGTGCCGAGTGCGGCAAGACCTTCATCCTCATGCACCACCTCAAGCGCCACTGCGTGATTCACACGTATGGCTGA
- the LOC125985210 gene encoding zinc finger protein 500 isoform X3, translating into MDRGSDGGSGTHTTGLIKFDPNSSFTIKEESPDEVLWISDPASSGHLGGDSFASDEHGLHMPVKTEKEETASSGSFGRDGCQLGTVKQNRLADLSLDDRDHQVWSSIIEGNDIDSAFPDFSSVVDDYSDAFAETRRSSGPSQQSPNGANDREYPKEPPASAFPPGPQSDLRKEQLYPQAGEASDVPAATAPRPAFGQPEAAQRPSLRGLACAQCGKTFWRLQQLKLHQQSHKRKRVFWCTVCGKGFQCSSHLSIHYRTHTGEKPYGCLQCGKRFTQQSSLRVHQRTHSGERPYNCAECGKTFILMHHLKRHCVIHTYG; encoded by the exons ATGGACAGAGGAAGTGACGGAGGAAGTGGTACCCACACAACAGGACTCATCAAA TTCGACCCCAACTCTTCTTTCACCATCAAGGAAGAGAGTCCAGATGAGGTTCTGTGGATCAGCGATCCTGCCAGCTCCGGTCACTTGGGCGGCGACTCGTTTGCGTCGGATGAGCACGGCCTCCACATGCCGGTCAAGACGGAGAAAGAGGAAACGGCGTCGTCGGGCAGCTTCGGTCGGGACGGATGCCAGCTGGGCACCGTCAAGCAAAACCGACTGGCTGACTTGTCTCTGGACGATCGAGACCACCAGGTGTGGTCGTCCATCATCGAAGGTAACGATATCGACTCTGCCTTCCCGGACTTTTCCAGCGTGGTGGACGACTACTCAGATGCTTTTGCTGAGACGCGAAGGTCGAGCGGCCCCTCGCAGCAATCCCCTAACGGCGCTAACGACAGAGAGTACCCCAAGGAGCCCCCGGCGTCCGCCTTCCCGCCCGGACCTCAGTCGGACCTGCGCAAGGAGCAGCTCTACCCGCAAGCCGGGGAAGCGTCAGACGTGCCGGCAGCGACCGCCCCACGGCCGGCTTTCGGCCAGCCAGAGGCCGCCCAGCGCCCCTCCCTGCGGGGCTTGGCCTGTGCGCAGTGTGGCAAGACCTTCTGGCGCCTGCAGCAGTTGAAGCTGCACCAACAAAGCCACAAGCGCAAGCGGGTCTTCTGGTGCACCGTGTGCGGCAAAGGCTTTCAGTGCTCGTCGCACCTCAGCATTCACTACCGCACGCACACGGGCGAGAAGCCGTATGGCTGCCTGCAGTGCGGCAAGCGCTTCACGCAGCAGAGCAGCCTGCGCGTGCACCAGCGCACGCACAGCGGCGAGCGGCCGTACAACTGTGCCGAGTGCGGCAAGACCTTCATCCTCATGCACCACCTCAAGCGCCACTGCGTGATTCACACGTATGGCTGA
- the LOC125985207 gene encoding purine nucleoside phosphorylase isoform X2: MSKTSSRPTVGIVCGSGLGGLAELLNDRQTFKYADIPNFPQSTVHGHAGQLVFGTLNGKACVCMQGRFHLYEGYPVQKVALPMRVFKLMGVETVILTNAAGGLNRDYKVGDVMIIKDHINLPGFAGVNPLVGPNRDRFGVRFPPMSDAYDRDLCKLARVVAAELDLSQFMREGVYCVVGGPSFETIAECLMLHRLGADAVGMSTVHEVIVARHAGMRCLAMSLITNLSVMDYESQAKANHEEVLETARQRATQLERLVGTLVGRL; this comes from the exons ATGTCCAAAACGTCTTCCCGGCCCACCGTGGGCATCGTGTGCGGATCGGGTTTGGGCGGTCTGGCCGAATTGCTCAATGACCGTCAAACGTTCAAGTATGCCGATATTCCCAACTTTCCACAAAGCACAG TGCACGGCCACGCCGGTCAGCTGGTTTTTGGAACGCTCAACGGAAAGGCCTGCGTTTGCATGCAGGGCAGGTTCCACCTGTATGAGGGATACCCCGTCCAGAAG GTGGCGCTGCCCATGCGTGTCTTCAAGCTGATGGGTGTGGAGACAGTGATCCTGACCAACGCGGCTGGTGGCCTCAACCGGGACTACAAGGTGGGCGATGTCATGATCATCAAAGATCACATCAACCTGCCGGGATTCGCCGGAGTCAACCCCCTGGTGGGACCCAACCGTGACAG GTTCGGAGTGCGCTTCCCCCCCATGTCGGACGCATACGACCGTGACCTGTGCAAGCTGGCACGCGTGGTGGCGGCTGAGCTGGACCTTTCCCAGTTTATGCGCGAGGGGGTCTACTGCGTGGTGGGAGGGCCCTCCTTCGAGACCATCGCCGAGTGCCTCATGTTACACCGGCTCGGGGCCGACGCCGTGG GTATGAGCACGGTGCACGAGGTGATCGTGGCGCGCCACGCCGGCATGCGCTGCCTGGCCATGTCGCTCATCACCAACCTGTCAGTCATGGACTACGAGAGCCAGGCCAAGGCCAACcacgaggaggtcctggagaccGCCCGCCAGCGGGCCACACAGCTCGAACGACTGGTCGGCACGCTGGTCGGCCGCCTGTAG
- the LOC125985207 gene encoding purine nucleoside phosphorylase isoform X3 produces MDTTSNDEFQAAADWLMSKTSSRPTVGIVCGSGLGGLAELLNDRQTFKYADIPNFPQSTVHGHAGQLVFGTLNGKACVCMQGRFHLYEGYPVQKVALPMRVFKLMGVETVILTNAAGGLNRDYKVGDVMIIKDHINLPGFAGVNPLVGPNRDRFGVRFPPMSDAYDRDLCKLARVVAAELDLSQFMREGVYCVVGGPSFETIAECLMLHRLGADAVGMSTVHEVIVARHAGMRCLAMSLITNLSVMDYESQAKANHEEVLETARQRATQLERLVGTLVGRL; encoded by the exons ATGGATACCACATC AAATGACGAGTTTCAAGCGGCGGCCGACTGGCTGATGTCCAAAACGTCTTCCCGGCCCACCGTGGGCATCGTGTGCGGATCGGGTTTGGGCGGTCTGGCCGAATTGCTCAATGACCGTCAAACGTTCAAGTATGCCGATATTCCCAACTTTCCACAAAGCACAG TGCACGGCCACGCCGGTCAGCTGGTTTTTGGAACGCTCAACGGAAAGGCCTGCGTTTGCATGCAGGGCAGGTTCCACCTGTATGAGGGATACCCCGTCCAGAAG GTGGCGCTGCCCATGCGTGTCTTCAAGCTGATGGGTGTGGAGACAGTGATCCTGACCAACGCGGCTGGTGGCCTCAACCGGGACTACAAGGTGGGCGATGTCATGATCATCAAAGATCACATCAACCTGCCGGGATTCGCCGGAGTCAACCCCCTGGTGGGACCCAACCGTGACAG GTTCGGAGTGCGCTTCCCCCCCATGTCGGACGCATACGACCGTGACCTGTGCAAGCTGGCACGCGTGGTGGCGGCTGAGCTGGACCTTTCCCAGTTTATGCGCGAGGGGGTCTACTGCGTGGTGGGAGGGCCCTCCTTCGAGACCATCGCCGAGTGCCTCATGTTACACCGGCTCGGGGCCGACGCCGTGG GTATGAGCACGGTGCACGAGGTGATCGTGGCGCGCCACGCCGGCATGCGCTGCCTGGCCATGTCGCTCATCACCAACCTGTCAGTCATGGACTACGAGAGCCAGGCCAAGGCCAACcacgaggaggtcctggagaccGCCCGCCAGCGGGCCACACAGCTCGAACGACTGGTCGGCACGCTGGTCGGCCGCCTGTAG
- the LOC125985198 gene encoding ATP-sensitive inward rectifier potassium channel 10 — protein sequence MTSTDPPSSRSSSPHKVCHSQTQTDVLKPLLGAGGLSNASGALRKRRRVLSKDGRSNIRIQHVSGRGSLYMRDLWTTFVDMQWRYKFFLFTATFAGTWFLFGVLWYLLALVHGDLLEFEPPSNHTPCVMQMQTLTGAFLFSLESQTTIGYGFRCITEECPLAIVLLIIQLLITTLMEIFITGTFLAKVARPKKRGETVKFSQHAVVSSQEGRPCLMIRVANMRKSLLLGCQVTGKLLQSSLTKEGETVRLDQRNVAFQVDTSSDSPFLILPLTFYHVIDDDSPLRTWAAKGGGWTDPELADFELLVILSATIEPTSATCQVRTSYLPDEILWGYEFPPVVSLSPSGKYVADFAFFDKVAKSKAAPVFKPATGQPRDHQSNGGSKLAGGSDPEKIRLEQSYREERGRISVRISNV from the exons ATGACGTCCACCGATCCCCCGTCCTCCCGTAGCTCCTCCCCGCACAAGGTGTGTCACTCCCAGACGCAGACGGACGTCTTGAAACCCCTGCTGGGCGCCGGCGGGCTATCCAACGCCAGCGGTGCGCTGCGCAAGCGGCGGCGGGTCCTCTCCAAAGATGGCCGCAGCAACATCCGCATCCAGCACGTCAGTGGGCGTGGCTCTCTCTACATGCGAGACCTGTGGACCACCTTTGTGGACATGCAGTGGCGCTACAAGTTCTTCCTCTTCACCGCCACATTTGCCGGCACCTGGTTCCTCTTCGGGGTGCTTTGGTATCTGCTGGCGCTGGTGCACGGGGACTTGCTCG AGTTCGAGCCACCGTCCAACCACACCCCATGCGTGATGCAGATGCAGACGCTGACGGGCGCCTTCCTCTTCTCGCTGGAGTCGCAGACCACCATAGGCTACGGCTTCCGCTGCATTACTGAAGAGTGTCCCCTCGCCATAGTCCTGCTCATCATCCAGCTGCTCATCACCACGCTCATGGAGATCTTCATCACTGGAACCTTCCTGGCAAAG GTGGCGCGTCCCAAGAAGCGAGGCGAGACGGTCAAGTTCAGCCAGCACGCAGTGGTGTCGAGCCAGGAGGGACGCCCGTGCCTCATGATCAGGGTGGCCAACATGCGCAAGAGCCTCCTGCTGGGATGTCAG GTGACGGGTAAGCTGCTCCAGTCGTCTCTGACCAAGGAGGGCGAGACGGTTCGGTTGGACCAGCGCAACGTGGCCTTCCAGGTGGACACGTCCAGCGACAGCCCCTTCCTCATCCTGCCGCTCACCTTCTACCACGTCATTGACGACGACAGCCCCCTCAGGACCTGGGCAGCCAAGG GCGGCGGCTGGACTGACCCGGAATTAGCCGACTTTGAGCTGCTGGTCATCCTTAGCGCGACCATCGAGCCCACGTCGGCCACCTGCCAGGTTCGCACCTCCTACTTGCCCGATGAGATCTTGTGGGGCTACGAGTTCCCGCCCGTGGTCTCCCTGTCGCCGTCGGGCAAATACGTGGCCGACTTCGCCTTTTTCGACAAGGTGGCTAAGAGCAAGGCGGCGCCCGTGTTCAAGCCGGCAACCGGCCAGCCGCGCGACCACCAGAGCAACGGCGGCAGCAAACTCGCTGGCGGGTCTGACCCGGAGAAGATCCGCCTGGAGCAAAGCTACAGAGAGGAGCGAGGCCGCATCAGCGTTCGTATCAGCAACGTGTGA
- the LOC125985227 gene encoding SLAM family member 9 isoform X1, with protein sequence MKWLLFFFVFLLLTNKTQGSGVKIKFVKLGTDLKLDVNNALNFTLENNVFFWQVNETFNILRVIENKTTYFAPYKERVEFSKNLTLILRNVHDLDAGLYTALLSGSSQKTLAKYQVHVQAAVSPIELEVVSVRADSDSCNFTVTCRTDKAKLNATFGCHHDNCTRAQGEVNDANFKAFVSNSSVMCEQSNNVSKSQQAKALQQVCHQHGESDKSSMAAWIGISVGFAVLVVAVLIGLALRKSVTSCVNTKRRKRRATRQQEFPGDLTPSQNVDAHNIHNDMSLNPVYSLVEHHTGPSTTTYATVQKPAKPQEMQKADSVLVPGQNNPLVAL encoded by the exons ATGAAATGGCTCctatttttctttgtctttctgCTCCTAACAAACAAAACTCAAG ggtctGGAGTAAAAATCAAGTTTGTAAAGCTGGGAACTGATCTAAAGTTGGACGTGAACAATGCATTAAATTTTACACTGGAAAACAACGTATTCTTTTGGCAGGTCAATGAAACTTTTAACATTTTAAGGgtaattgaaaataaaacaacatattttgCCCCCTACAAGGAAAGAGTGGAGTTTTCTAAAAACCTCACCTTGATATTAAGAAATGTACACGATCTGGACGCTGGACTTTACACTGCGCTGCTCAGTGGAAGTTCTCAGAAGACGTTGGCCAAATACCAAGTTCATGTTCAAG CCGCTGTATCTCCCATCGAGCTGGAGGTGGTGTCAGTGAGAGCTGACTCGGACTCGTGTAACTTCACGGTGACCTGTAGGACCGACAAAGCTAAACTCAACGCCACTTTTGGATGCCACCATGATAACTGCACGCGGGCCCAAGGCGAGGTGAACGATGCAAATTTCAAGGCCTTCGTCTCCAATTCCTCCGTTATGTGCGAGCAAAGCAACAACGTTAGCAAGAGCCAGCAGGCAAAGGCGCTTCAACAAGTCTGTCATCAACACGGCG AATCCGACAAAAGCTCAATGGCCGCCTGGATCGGAATATCAGTCGGCTTTGCTGTCCTTGTTGTTGCTGTTCTTATTGGACTTGCTTTAAGAA agtctgtgacttcttgtgtAAATACCAAACGGAGAAAAAGACGGGCCACCCGGCAACAAGAGTTTCCTGGG GACCTCACCCCATCACAAAATGTGGATGCTCATAATATCCATAACGATATGAGTCTGAACCCTGTCTACTCATTGGTGGAACATCACACGGGACCGAGCACGACCACGTATGCTACAGTTCAGAAACCTGCAAAACCTCAGGAGATGCAGAAAGCAGATTCAGTGCTGGTCCCTGGGCAGAATAATCCCTTGGTGGCATTGTAA
- the LOC125985227 gene encoding uncharacterized protein isoform X4, which translates to MKWLLFFFVFLLLTNKTQAAVSPIELEVVSVRADSDSCNFTVTCRTDKAKLNATFGCHHDNCTRAQGEVNDANFKAFVSNSSVMCEQSNNVSKSQQAKALQQVCHQHGESDKSSMAAWIGISVGFAVLVVAVLIGLALRKSVTSCVNTKRRKRRATRQQEFPGDLTPSQNVDAHNIHNDMSLNPVYSLVEHHTGPSTTTYATVQKPAKPQEMQKADSVLVPGQNNPLVAL; encoded by the exons ATGAAATGGCTCctatttttctttgtctttctgCTCCTAACAAACAAAACTCAAG CCGCTGTATCTCCCATCGAGCTGGAGGTGGTGTCAGTGAGAGCTGACTCGGACTCGTGTAACTTCACGGTGACCTGTAGGACCGACAAAGCTAAACTCAACGCCACTTTTGGATGCCACCATGATAACTGCACGCGGGCCCAAGGCGAGGTGAACGATGCAAATTTCAAGGCCTTCGTCTCCAATTCCTCCGTTATGTGCGAGCAAAGCAACAACGTTAGCAAGAGCCAGCAGGCAAAGGCGCTTCAACAAGTCTGTCATCAACACGGCG AATCCGACAAAAGCTCAATGGCCGCCTGGATCGGAATATCAGTCGGCTTTGCTGTCCTTGTTGTTGCTGTTCTTATTGGACTTGCTTTAAGAA agtctgtgacttcttgtgtAAATACCAAACGGAGAAAAAGACGGGCCACCCGGCAACAAGAGTTTCCTGGG GACCTCACCCCATCACAAAATGTGGATGCTCATAATATCCATAACGATATGAGTCTGAACCCTGTCTACTCATTGGTGGAACATCACACGGGACCGAGCACGACCACGTATGCTACAGTTCAGAAACCTGCAAAACCTCAGGAGATGCAGAAAGCAGATTCAGTGCTGGTCCCTGGGCAGAATAATCCCTTGGTGGCATTGTAA
- the LOC125985227 gene encoding SLAM family member 9 isoform X3, with the protein MKWLLFFFVFLLLTNKTQGSGVKIKFVKLGTDLKLDVNNALNFTLENNVFFWQERVEFSKNLTLILRNVHDLDAGLYTALLSGSSQKTLAKYQVHVQAAVSPIELEVVSVRADSDSCNFTVTCRTDKAKLNATFGCHHDNCTRAQGEVNDANFKAFVSNSSVMCEQSNNVSKSQQAKALQQVCHQHGESDKSSMAAWIGISVGFAVLVVAVLIGLALRKSVTSCVNTKRRKRRATRQQEFPGDLTPSQNVDAHNIHNDMSLNPVYSLVEHHTGPSTTTYATVQKPAKPQEMQKADSVLVPGQNNPLVAL; encoded by the exons ATGAAATGGCTCctatttttctttgtctttctgCTCCTAACAAACAAAACTCAAG ggtctGGAGTAAAAATCAAGTTTGTAAAGCTGGGAACTGATCTAAAGTTGGACGTGAACAATGCATTAAATTTTACACTGGAAAACAACGTATTCTTTTGGCAG GAAAGAGTGGAGTTTTCTAAAAACCTCACCTTGATATTAAGAAATGTACACGATCTGGACGCTGGACTTTACACTGCGCTGCTCAGTGGAAGTTCTCAGAAGACGTTGGCCAAATACCAAGTTCATGTTCAAG CCGCTGTATCTCCCATCGAGCTGGAGGTGGTGTCAGTGAGAGCTGACTCGGACTCGTGTAACTTCACGGTGACCTGTAGGACCGACAAAGCTAAACTCAACGCCACTTTTGGATGCCACCATGATAACTGCACGCGGGCCCAAGGCGAGGTGAACGATGCAAATTTCAAGGCCTTCGTCTCCAATTCCTCCGTTATGTGCGAGCAAAGCAACAACGTTAGCAAGAGCCAGCAGGCAAAGGCGCTTCAACAAGTCTGTCATCAACACGGCG AATCCGACAAAAGCTCAATGGCCGCCTGGATCGGAATATCAGTCGGCTTTGCTGTCCTTGTTGTTGCTGTTCTTATTGGACTTGCTTTAAGAA agtctgtgacttcttgtgtAAATACCAAACGGAGAAAAAGACGGGCCACCCGGCAACAAGAGTTTCCTGGG GACCTCACCCCATCACAAAATGTGGATGCTCATAATATCCATAACGATATGAGTCTGAACCCTGTCTACTCATTGGTGGAACATCACACGGGACCGAGCACGACCACGTATGCTACAGTTCAGAAACCTGCAAAACCTCAGGAGATGCAGAAAGCAGATTCAGTGCTGGTCCCTGGGCAGAATAATCCCTTGGTGGCATTGTAA
- the LOC125985227 gene encoding SLAM family member 9 isoform X2, translated as MKWLLFFFVFLLLTNKTQGSGVKIKFVKLGTDLKLDVNNALNFTLENNVFFWQVNETFNILRVIENKTTYFAPYKERVEFSKNLTLILRNVHDLDAGLYTALLSGSSQKTLAKYQVHVQAAVSPIELEVVSVRADSDSCNFTVTCRTDKAKLNATFGCHHDNCTRAQGEVNDANFKAFVSNSSVMCEQSNNVSKSQQAKALQQVCHQHGESDKSSMAAWIGISVGFAVLVVAVLIGLALNTKRRKRRATRQQEFPGDLTPSQNVDAHNIHNDMSLNPVYSLVEHHTGPSTTTYATVQKPAKPQEMQKADSVLVPGQNNPLVAL; from the exons ATGAAATGGCTCctatttttctttgtctttctgCTCCTAACAAACAAAACTCAAG ggtctGGAGTAAAAATCAAGTTTGTAAAGCTGGGAACTGATCTAAAGTTGGACGTGAACAATGCATTAAATTTTACACTGGAAAACAACGTATTCTTTTGGCAGGTCAATGAAACTTTTAACATTTTAAGGgtaattgaaaataaaacaacatattttgCCCCCTACAAGGAAAGAGTGGAGTTTTCTAAAAACCTCACCTTGATATTAAGAAATGTACACGATCTGGACGCTGGACTTTACACTGCGCTGCTCAGTGGAAGTTCTCAGAAGACGTTGGCCAAATACCAAGTTCATGTTCAAG CCGCTGTATCTCCCATCGAGCTGGAGGTGGTGTCAGTGAGAGCTGACTCGGACTCGTGTAACTTCACGGTGACCTGTAGGACCGACAAAGCTAAACTCAACGCCACTTTTGGATGCCACCATGATAACTGCACGCGGGCCCAAGGCGAGGTGAACGATGCAAATTTCAAGGCCTTCGTCTCCAATTCCTCCGTTATGTGCGAGCAAAGCAACAACGTTAGCAAGAGCCAGCAGGCAAAGGCGCTTCAACAAGTCTGTCATCAACACGGCG AATCCGACAAAAGCTCAATGGCCGCCTGGATCGGAATATCAGTCGGCTTTGCTGTCCTTGTTGTTGCTGTTCTTATTGGACTTGCTT tAAATACCAAACGGAGAAAAAGACGGGCCACCCGGCAACAAGAGTTTCCTGGG GACCTCACCCCATCACAAAATGTGGATGCTCATAATATCCATAACGATATGAGTCTGAACCCTGTCTACTCATTGGTGGAACATCACACGGGACCGAGCACGACCACGTATGCTACAGTTCAGAAACCTGCAAAACCTCAGGAGATGCAGAAAGCAGATTCAGTGCTGGTCCCTGGGCAGAATAATCCCTTGGTGGCATTGTAA